The Alteripontixanthobacter sp. genome has a window encoding:
- a CDS encoding alpha/beta hydrolase, with translation MLKWLARILLGIAVLLIAAFFIFRTPDTDPVAMRAKYGADPSQYVAIDGQLTVHLRDEGPRDAPAIILLHGSNADLHTWQPWVDALKPDYRVIRYDQIGHGLTGPAPDGNYAIEAFVEDVDRVAESLGVERFVLGGNSMGGGIAMAYALEHPEKLNGLVLVDASGAPVKREQGGGNIGFAIAQMPLVNNLVTQITPRSIIERSLDQSVSNKAVVTPQAVDRYWELLRFPGNRAATLARFGQSREPFVAETMRDMHVPTLIMWGEEDALIPFAAAAWFAEHIPEATSVSYPAIGHLPMEEAPLRSAQNLRDWLANLELRTQPS, from the coding sequence ATGCTGAAATGGCTGGCGCGGATCCTGCTGGGGATTGCCGTGCTGCTGATCGCGGCATTCTTCATCTTCCGCACGCCGGACACGGACCCCGTTGCGATGCGCGCGAAATATGGCGCAGACCCCTCGCAATATGTCGCAATCGATGGCCAACTGACCGTCCATCTGCGCGACGAGGGACCGCGCGATGCGCCGGCGATTATCCTGCTCCACGGTTCCAACGCCGATTTGCATACGTGGCAGCCTTGGGTGGACGCGCTGAAACCCGATTACCGGGTCATCCGATACGATCAGATCGGCCACGGCCTGACCGGCCCCGCGCCCGACGGGAACTACGCAATCGAAGCCTTCGTGGAAGATGTGGACCGCGTGGCCGAATCGCTGGGGGTCGAGCGGTTCGTTTTGGGCGGCAATTCGATGGGCGGCGGGATTGCGATGGCCTATGCGCTGGAACATCCGGAAAAGCTGAACGGCCTGGTGCTGGTCGATGCCAGCGGAGCGCCCGTCAAACGCGAGCAAGGCGGCGGCAATATCGGTTTTGCCATCGCCCAAATGCCGCTCGTGAACAATCTGGTCACCCAGATCACTCCGCGCTCGATCATAGAGCGTAGCCTCGACCAGTCGGTATCGAACAAGGCGGTCGTCACCCCGCAGGCGGTCGACCGCTATTGGGAATTGCTGCGCTTTCCCGGCAATCGCGCGGCCACCCTTGCGCGTTTCGGCCAGTCGCGCGAGCCCTTCGTCGCGGAAACGATGAGGGACATGCATGTGCCCACCTTGATCATGTGGGGCGAGGAGGACGCCTTGATACCATTCGCCGCCGCCGCTTGGTTCGCCGAGCATATTCCCGAGGCCACCAGCGTATCCTATCCGGCCATCGGCCACTTGCCGATGGAGGAGGCTCCGTTGCGCTCTGCGCAGAATTTGCGGGACTGGTTGGCTAATTTGGAGTTAAGGACGCAGCCGAGTTAA
- a CDS encoding amino acid racemase, with protein sequence MRKLGIIGGMSWVSTASYYDRINRDIRRKTSPMTSAPLLVDSLNFAELYNLLEQDEWDRAAEVLISSARGLETCGADGLIIAANSMHRVYDRVAESVDIPVLHIADCVGRDMAKANCTSAALLGTRNVMTEGFYRHRLASHGVELTPPDLDNVEALDRIIYQELMLGKVSRDAERALKTMITRKEQAGAKAIVLACTELEMVVDVEANVLPIFDSLRAHCAAASEWILGWDEPAV encoded by the coding sequence TTGCGCAAACTGGGCATTATCGGCGGCATGAGCTGGGTTTCGACCGCCAGCTATTACGACCGGATCAACCGCGACATCCGGCGCAAAACCTCGCCGATGACTAGCGCACCATTGCTGGTCGACAGCCTGAATTTTGCAGAGCTCTACAATCTCCTGGAACAGGATGAGTGGGACCGGGCGGCCGAAGTACTGATCTCTTCTGCCAGGGGGCTGGAGACGTGCGGGGCCGACGGGCTGATCATCGCCGCCAATTCCATGCACCGCGTATATGACCGCGTGGCCGAAAGCGTGGATATCCCGGTGCTCCATATCGCCGATTGCGTGGGCCGCGACATGGCCAAGGCGAACTGCACCAGCGCCGCCTTGCTCGGCACGCGCAACGTGATGACCGAGGGGTTTTATCGCCACCGCCTGGCATCGCACGGCGTGGAACTGACTCCGCCGGACCTTGACAATGTGGAGGCGCTGGACCGCATCATCTACCAGGAACTTATGCTCGGCAAGGTCAGCCGCGATGCCGAACGCGCGCTGAAAACCATGATTACCCGCAAGGAACAGGCAGGCGCGAAAGCCATCGTACTGGCTTGTACGGAGTTGGAAATGGTGGTCGATGTGGAAGCCAACGTGCTGCCGATATTCGATTCCCTGCGCGCCCATTGCGCAGCGGCGTCCGAATGGATCCTGGGCTGGGATGAACCAGCGGTCTGA